A single region of the Candidatus Manganitrophaceae bacterium genome encodes:
- a CDS encoding glycerate kinase, with translation MNPPFLQKKSLERIIRSLLSALDPALLLRKNLRLKNEIVEWGDHRYPLRRNRAVHLLGAGKGSARMAEEAERILGEAITGGIVVTKYGYGGACRKIQVIEAGHPIPDRSGEAAAKEILHRAHEVRRGDLVIGLWSGGGSALLPLPAEGISLRAKRQVTDLLLRSGAVIGEINAVRKHLSGIKGGRLAEAVSPARMVNFILSDVVGDRLDVIASGPTVPDRSTFADAIDILNRYSIWRKADRSVRWVLQAGAAGRRPDTPKRLGRNIENRLIGNGAVAVAEMARQIKAAGFHPERLTSGLEGEAREVAKVLIALALERKRHQKKNAPPVCLIAGGETTVTVRGRGRGGRCQEFALSAALALAGEKGMMAAAFSTDGTDGPTDAAGAVADGKTVSRAARKGIDARRALDDNNAYYFFDALGDLIRIGPTRTHLNDFYLIFIE, from the coding sequence ATGAACCCTCCTTTTCTTCAAAAGAAATCGCTTGAACGGATCATCCGGTCTCTTCTAAGCGCGTTAGATCCCGCCTTGCTTCTCCGAAAAAATCTTCGTCTCAAGAACGAAATCGTGGAATGGGGAGATCATCGCTATCCGCTCCGGCGGAATCGTGCGGTCCATCTGCTCGGAGCCGGGAAGGGATCGGCTCGGATGGCCGAGGAGGCGGAGCGCATCCTCGGCGAGGCGATCACCGGCGGGATCGTCGTGACGAAGTATGGCTACGGTGGCGCTTGCCGTAAAATTCAAGTGATTGAAGCAGGGCATCCGATCCCGGACCGGTCGGGCGAGGCGGCGGCGAAAGAGATCCTTCATCGGGCCCACGAGGTCCGGCGCGGCGATCTGGTCATCGGACTTTGGTCGGGGGGCGGCTCGGCGCTGCTGCCGCTGCCGGCAGAGGGGATCTCCCTTCGCGCCAAGCGGCAGGTCACCGACCTCCTTCTTCGTTCGGGCGCCGTCATCGGTGAGATCAATGCCGTCCGCAAACATCTTTCCGGAATCAAAGGGGGGCGTCTCGCGGAGGCGGTCTCGCCGGCACGGATGGTGAACTTCATTCTTTCAGATGTCGTCGGAGATCGCCTCGATGTGATTGCCTCCGGCCCGACGGTCCCTGACCGCTCTACCTTCGCCGATGCAATCGATATTCTAAATCGGTATTCCATTTGGAGGAAGGCCGATCGGTCGGTACGGTGGGTCCTTCAAGCGGGGGCTGCAGGCCGCCGTCCCGACACGCCGAAACGCCTCGGGCGCAACATTGAAAACCGGTTGATTGGGAACGGCGCCGTCGCCGTCGCCGAGATGGCCCGTCAGATCAAGGCGGCCGGATTTCATCCGGAGCGTCTGACCTCCGGTCTGGAAGGGGAAGCGCGAGAGGTGGCAAAGGTTCTGATCGCGCTTGCCTTGGAGAGAAAGCGGCATCAGAAGAAGAACGCGCCGCCGGTCTGTTTGATTGCGGGAGGCGAGACGACGGTGACGGTGCGCGGGCGTGGGAGGGGAGGACGCTGTCAGGAATTTGCCCTCTCCGCAGCCCTTGCCCTTGCAGGGGAAAAAGGAATGATGGCGGCCGCTTTCTCCACCGACGGGACCGACGGTCCGACCGATGCCGCAGGCGCGGTGGCCGATGGAAAAACGGTTTCGCGGGCGGCCCGGAAGGGGATCGATGCCCGGAGGGCGCTGGACGATAACAATGCGTATTATTTCTTTGATGCCCTGGGAGATCTGATTCGAATCGGTCCGACACGGACCCATTTGAACGATTTCTATTTAATCTTTATTGAGTAG
- a CDS encoding DUF362 domain-containing protein, which produces MAAVALTAHAEIGRAIEEALGFIPVESILRDKIVAIHPNDTMATDDDTSAVTQPDTLEAVIRYVKRFQPRELIVSGGSGALETEAVFRASGMMAVVEREGVAFVDHNKPPFATIPLDYGPMREVVVHEGVLRYETVISLSQLKVHSQSVIVGAIKNIAMSWPAADYYGHPRMGNKYGRSGMVEDKNAFIAGMLQRFRPHLGIVTGHPAMIATGPTGGVAIETGLVVAGVDPVAVDTVCASLLGFSTLGVEYLRQAIKLGLGEGDLKRIEIKGLGLDEAMRIFNEKAYGVRRVLKSA; this is translated from the coding sequence ATGGCGGCGGTTGCACTGACAGCGCATGCCGAGATCGGGCGAGCGATCGAAGAGGCGCTCGGATTCATTCCGGTCGAGTCGATCCTTCGGGACAAGATCGTCGCCATCCATCCGAACGACACCATGGCGACCGACGACGACACCTCCGCCGTCACCCAACCCGACACCTTGGAAGCGGTGATCCGATATGTAAAGCGGTTCCAGCCGCGCGAGCTCATCGTCTCAGGCGGCTCCGGCGCTTTGGAAACCGAGGCGGTCTTCCGGGCCAGCGGGATGATGGCGGTGGTTGAACGCGAGGGGGTCGCTTTCGTCGACCACAACAAGCCGCCGTTTGCAACGATTCCGCTCGATTATGGGCCGATGCGAGAGGTGGTCGTCCATGAAGGGGTGCTCCGTTATGAAACGGTCATCTCCTTGAGCCAGCTGAAGGTCCACTCCCAGTCGGTGATCGTCGGCGCCATCAAAAACATCGCGATGAGCTGGCCCGCGGCCGACTATTACGGCCACCCCAGAATGGGGAACAAATACGGACGGAGCGGAATGGTGGAGGACAAAAACGCCTTTATCGCCGGAATGCTCCAGCGCTTTCGTCCCCACCTCGGCATCGTGACGGGACATCCGGCGATGATCGCCACCGGGCCGACCGGCGGGGTCGCCATCGAAACCGGACTGGTCGTCGCCGGCGTCGACCCGGTCGCGGTCGATACGGTCTGCGCCTCGCTCCTCGGCTTCTCTACCCTCGGCGTGGAATACCTTCGCCAGGCGATCAAACTGGGCCTCGGCGAGGGCGACCTCAAACGGATTGAGATCAAAGGGCTTGGTCTGGACGAAGCGATGCGCATTTTTAATGAGAAAGCCTATGGTGTCCGCCGGGTATTGAAATCGGCCTGA
- a CDS encoding DUF3106 domain-containing protein has translation MRSNRCWRLLILFWIAIFFFGAPVSAEEEGNRAPKQWETLSPQEQQQVLKNYETWKRLSLEEQHRVQENLEQLHKMSSEERGRIRENYRRFQKLPPDRQAQLRKRFDRVKHLSPEERAQLQERIKARREQREKKGVKENASRPRREPPGQPPHSRPEKR, from the coding sequence ATGAGATCGAATCGATGTTGGAGATTACTGATTCTCTTCTGGATCGCGATTTTCTTCTTCGGAGCGCCGGTTTCAGCGGAGGAGGAGGGCAACCGCGCTCCCAAACAGTGGGAGACGCTCTCGCCGCAAGAGCAGCAACAGGTGCTGAAAAACTATGAAACGTGGAAGCGGCTCTCCCTGGAGGAGCAGCACCGGGTCCAAGAAAATCTCGAACAGCTCCACAAGATGTCGTCTGAAGAGCGGGGACGGATTCGAGAAAACTACCGCCGCTTTCAAAAACTCCCCCCCGATCGCCAGGCGCAATTACGAAAGCGATTCGACCGAGTCAAACATCTCTCCCCGGAAGAGCGCGCACAGCTTCAGGAGCGGATCAAAGCCCGACGGGAGCAACGAGAGAAAAAAGGGGTCAAAGAGAATGCATCCCGCCCCAGACGCGAACCTCCGGGACAGCCGCCGCACTCTCGGCCCGAAAAACGCTAG
- the fsa gene encoding fructose-6-phosphate aldolase: MKFFLDSANISEIKESVALGLIDGITTNPSLVSKEKRDFRKLIEEICQIVDGPISAEVVATDEEGMLEEGRSLAKIHQNVVVKVPMTPNGLKATRRLSQEGTRVNVTLIFSPAQALLAAKAGATYVSPFIGRLDDVGQVGMDLIDQIVTIFSNYDFGTEVLVASIRNPIHVIEAAQIGAHVATMPFSVLQQLMKHPLTDLGLAKFLSDWEKASKG, encoded by the coding sequence ATGAAATTCTTTTTGGATTCCGCAAATATTTCCGAAATCAAAGAATCGGTTGCGTTGGGATTGATCGACGGGATCACCACCAATCCGTCGTTGGTCTCCAAGGAGAAGAGAGATTTCAGGAAGCTGATCGAAGAGATCTGCCAGATCGTCGATGGGCCGATCTCGGCGGAGGTGGTCGCCACCGATGAGGAGGGAATGCTCGAGGAGGGACGCTCGCTGGCGAAGATTCATCAAAACGTCGTCGTGAAAGTGCCGATGACGCCGAACGGACTCAAAGCGACCCGCCGTCTCTCCCAAGAGGGAACCCGGGTGAATGTGACGCTGATCTTCTCGCCGGCGCAGGCCCTCTTGGCCGCCAAGGCGGGGGCGACCTACGTCAGCCCCTTTATCGGCCGGCTCGACGACGTCGGTCAGGTCGGTATGGATCTGATCGATCAGATCGTTACCATTTTTTCGAACTATGACTTTGGAACCGAGGTCCTGGTCGCCAGCATCCGCAATCCGATCCATGTGATCGAGGCGGCCCAGATCGGGGCCCATGTCGCCACGATGCCCTTTTCCGTTTTACAACAATTGATGAAACACCCGCTGACCGATCTCGGGCTGGCGAAATTTCTCTCAGATTGGGAGAAAGCGTCCAAGGGATAA
- a CDS encoding fibronectin type III domain-containing protein produces the protein MQSRTKTVIPFLILFIFTLLTVSLLGRTSPVFAFNATLSWDSDTDPNLAGYKVYYGSASRSYGTPIIIGKQNSYTVSGLGSGTYYFALTAYTASAAESSFSNEISKTFLEPAPIILSIRTSNTSGSSTTIAWITDKPSDGQVQYGTTASYRLSTPIAASLGLAHSQILKNLIPSTTYHFRVLSRDAAGNRATSADHTFTTSAETPPSPVGDATPPLLSGLTLIDLTSSSASITWNTNETATTQVEYGTTASYGSTSAPNTALSTEHSATLLGLTPSTTYYYQVKSADRSGNLAISANTLFTTPASDIPAPVADIPAPVSSISTPSSPPLSTGPDELPQNQSAANGGGCAVTNGSNRNPRSLNQAAEIPLLLGMVFLMLLKKVFKREGRSEKEGRDSNEPRP, from the coding sequence ATGCAATCTCGGACAAAAACGGTAATTCCCTTTCTCATCCTTTTTATTTTCACCCTGCTTACGGTGTCATTGCTCGGCCGGACCTCTCCCGTCTTTGCATTCAATGCGACTTTATCTTGGGACAGTGATACCGATCCGAACCTCGCCGGATATAAAGTGTATTATGGGTCGGCGTCGCGGAGTTATGGAACACCGATTATCATCGGCAAGCAGAATAGCTACACGGTCAGCGGGCTCGGATCGGGAACATACTACTTTGCCCTCACCGCTTATACCGCCTCCGCGGCGGAGAGTTCGTTTTCAAACGAGATCAGCAAAACGTTTTTGGAGCCGGCGCCGATCATTCTCAGCATCCGGACCAGCAATACCTCCGGCAGTAGCACGACAATCGCTTGGATAACTGACAAACCGTCCGACGGCCAGGTTCAATACGGCACAACCGCTTCCTATCGATTATCCACCCCGATCGCCGCCTCATTGGGACTGGCCCACAGCCAGATTCTAAAAAACCTGATCCCTTCGACGACATACCATTTTAGGGTTCTCAGCCGAGATGCGGCGGGAAATCGGGCCACCTCAGCGGATCACACCTTTACCACTTCCGCCGAGACGCCCCCTTCCCCCGTCGGCGATGCCACGCCGCCCCTTCTCTCAGGCCTCACTTTAATCGATCTCACCAGCAGCAGCGCCTCTATTACTTGGAACACCAACGAGACGGCGACCACCCAGGTAGAGTATGGCACCACCGCCTCGTATGGTTCTACATCGGCACCCAATACCGCTCTTTCGACGGAGCACAGCGCAACCTTACTCGGCCTGACCCCATCGACCACCTATTATTACCAGGTAAAAAGTGCCGATCGCTCCGGGAACCTTGCGATCTCCGCCAACACCCTCTTCACCACCCCTGCATCCGACATCCCTGCTCCGGTAGCCGACATTCCCGCTCCGGTCTCTTCGATTTCAACCCCTTCTTCTCCCCCCCTTTCGACCGGCCCGGACGAACTGCCGCAAAATCAAAGTGCCGCCAACGGCGGAGGATGCGCGGTCACGAACGGATCGAATAGGAACCCTCGAAGCCTGAACCAGGCAGCCGAGATCCCCTTGCTCCTCGGAATGGTTTTCCTGATGCTCTTGAAGAAAGTGTTTAAGAGGGAAGGAAGATCGGAGAAAGAAGGGCGGGATTCGAATGAACCCCGCCCCTGA
- a CDS encoding cbb3-type cytochrome oxidase assembly protein, which yields MMEITWINYLVGMLISIAAWFVFLWAIRDGQFREPEETARRMLENEVGKEKR from the coding sequence ATGATGGAGATCACCTGGATCAATTATCTGGTTGGAATGTTGATTTCGATCGCCGCCTGGTTTGTTTTTCTCTGGGCGATACGGGATGGACAGTTCCGTGAGCCGGAAGAGACCGCCCGCCGGATGCTTGAGAACGAGGTCGGCAAGGAGAAGCGCTGA
- a CDS encoding zf-HC2 domain-containing protein — protein MIDDRCNQHREALPLYLYGALPPPRRDEISAHLSTCPGCSAAADRLRQWQEQIREASRVDPPPSFWQDYRRTLRGRIPEKRNRFAKRFGRFEWTSRPAFVAMMGLLLVGAVALWLTPKPHSTQRLVPVVEHPEAAETLDLVQNLGMFENLTLLEEMDALEESDTGLETERTVE, from the coding sequence ATGATCGACGACCGCTGTAATCAGCACCGCGAAGCGCTTCCCCTCTATCTTTACGGAGCGCTCCCCCCACCGCGGCGCGATGAAATTTCTGCGCATCTCTCAACCTGTCCGGGCTGCTCGGCGGCGGCCGACCGGCTCCGGCAGTGGCAGGAACAGATCCGCGAGGCCTCCCGGGTCGACCCTCCCCCTTCTTTCTGGCAGGACTACCGGCGGACGCTGAGGGGGCGGATCCCCGAAAAGCGAAACCGGTTTGCCAAGCGATTTGGGCGATTTGAATGGACATCGCGTCCGGCGTTCGTGGCCATGATGGGACTGCTGCTCGTCGGGGCGGTGGCACTCTGGCTCACCCCCAAACCGCATTCGACCCAGCGCCTCGTCCCGGTCGTCGAACACCCGGAGGCGGCGGAGACGCTCGACCTGGTTCAAAATTTGGGGATGTTCGAAAACCTGACCCTGTTGGAGGAAATGGATGCGCTGGAGGAGAGCGACACCGGTCTGGAGACGGAGCGGACGGTCGAGTGA
- a CDS encoding tetratricopeptide repeat protein, which translates to MVVLFRVVFVSFCLALALLGCQKKERIDEKVGEATPPPPPAATAPAAPSAGAPPPSPPGDAPHGSGAPAPFMQKLAEYKARLEKNPKDIEALVFMGNANYDIQRFEKAKEFYQRALDVDPNNNHVRTDLASSYRSLGETDQALEELNKVLKVDPNHEVALYNSGIIYLNDKNDPDKARVVWEKLVQLKPNDPLSEELKKQIKELTQTGAKPKPSAAPRR; encoded by the coding sequence ATGGTTGTTTTATTCAGGGTTGTTTTTGTCTCTTTCTGCTTGGCCCTTGCGCTTCTCGGCTGCCAAAAGAAAGAGCGCATTGACGAGAAGGTCGGCGAAGCCACTCCACCGCCGCCCCCCGCCGCGACCGCTCCGGCAGCCCCGTCGGCCGGCGCGCCGCCTCCTTCTCCGCCCGGTGACGCTCCCCACGGATCGGGCGCCCCGGCTCCTTTTATGCAAAAATTGGCGGAATATAAAGCGCGTCTGGAGAAGAATCCAAAAGATATCGAGGCGCTCGTCTTCATGGGAAACGCAAATTATGACATTCAGCGTTTTGAGAAAGCCAAGGAATTTTATCAGCGGGCGCTCGATGTCGATCCCAACAACAACCATGTCCGGACCGATCTCGCCTCCTCTTACCGCAGCCTCGGAGAGACCGACCAGGCATTGGAAGAGTTAAACAAAGTGTTGAAGGTCGATCCGAATCATGAGGTCGCCCTTTACAACTCCGGCATTATCTATTTGAACGACAAGAATGATCCCGATAAAGCGAGAGTCGTCTGGGAAAAACTGGTTCAACTGAAGCCGAACGATCCCCTGTCGGAAGAGCTTAAAAAACAGATTAAGGAGTTGACGCAAACAGGCGCCAAGCCGAAGCCGTCCGCGGCTCCCCGGAGATAA
- a CDS encoding DUF5069 domain-containing protein yields the protein MDEEKLRLMAKDLRKDFPRSPHAMLGGYVIAARALDKCRAFLLGMNGEYNYWPCSLSSQLYAFTGLGPEPVKAFVATGATDAEFADWLVAKSKVKDRMEIIRWNNKMRALRLCDLEDHAQEYLEAYIETYVPKHRPVYIWFDVYDLEEDRF from the coding sequence ATGGACGAGGAGAAGCTTCGCCTGATGGCAAAAGATTTGAGGAAAGATTTTCCGAGAAGTCCCCACGCGATGCTCGGAGGGTATGTCATTGCGGCCCGGGCGCTCGACAAATGCCGGGCGTTCCTTTTAGGGATGAATGGGGAGTACAACTACTGGCCCTGTTCCCTGTCGAGCCAATTATATGCATTCACCGGACTCGGTCCGGAGCCGGTCAAAGCATTCGTCGCGACCGGGGCGACCGATGCGGAGTTTGCCGACTGGTTGGTTGCAAAGTCGAAAGTGAAGGATCGGATGGAGATTATCCGGTGGAATAATAAAATGCGCGCGTTGAGGCTCTGCGATTTGGAGGACCATGCCCAGGAATATCTGGAAGCGTATATCGAAACATATGTCCCGAAACACCGCCCCGTCTATATCTGGTTCGATGTCTACGATTTAGAAGAAGATCGATTCTAA
- a CDS encoding NAD(P)H-dependent oxidoreductase, with protein MKILAFAASLRQGSYNRKLIKEAAALLRFHSDLVLDHADYREFEMPIFDGDLEERSGIPAGGREFIRRIQGADGLVIATPEYNGGIPGTLKNAIDWSSRNDPDPLEGKPVLLLGTSPGRFGAVRGLWHTRVPFEAIGAYVYPEVFALPLAREAFDPSDRFIDPKNRDRLGALLTAYLQYVGSLSRRIDR; from the coding sequence GTGAAAATTTTGGCCTTTGCCGCCTCTCTGAGGCAGGGATCATACAACCGCAAGCTGATCAAGGAAGCGGCGGCGCTGCTCCGATTCCATTCGGATCTGGTGTTGGATCATGCCGACTACCGCGAATTTGAAATGCCGATTTTTGATGGCGATTTGGAGGAGCGGAGCGGCATCCCGGCCGGGGGAAGAGAATTCATCCGGCGTATTCAAGGGGCGGACGGTCTCGTCATCGCCACACCGGAATACAATGGAGGGATACCCGGCACCCTGAAGAACGCGATCGATTGGTCGTCGAGGAATGACCCCGATCCCTTGGAAGGAAAACCGGTTTTATTGCTGGGGACTTCGCCCGGCCGATTCGGTGCCGTGCGGGGGCTTTGGCATACGCGGGTGCCGTTCGAGGCGATCGGCGCTTACGTCTACCCGGAGGTGTTTGCGCTTCCCCTCGCCCGCGAGGCGTTCGACCCGTCGGATCGATTTATCGATCCGAAAAATCGAGATCGGCTGGGAGCGCTCCTCACCGCTTACCTGCAGTATGTCGGTTCCCTCAGCCGACGGATCGACCGTTAA
- a CDS encoding sigma-70 family RNA polymerase sigma factor, translating into MISDEDLIIRLKGGDSAAFDLLVERYQRQAYGIAYQMVGHQEDARDLSQEAFIRIYEGIDSFRGASRFYTWFYRILVNLCLDHLRRRSLRNRFFRFFSGKETDDGGAEDALPEVAEERGFGNPERGLVDKEFRLALRAALTTLSPQQRAVFLLRNNHDLLTSEIAEILGTSEGTVKTHLFRAVRMLRERLSDFK; encoded by the coding sequence TTGATCTCGGATGAAGATTTAATTATCCGGCTGAAGGGAGGAGATTCGGCGGCCTTCGACCTGTTGGTTGAGCGTTATCAACGGCAGGCGTATGGGATCGCGTATCAGATGGTGGGTCATCAGGAAGATGCCAGGGATCTCTCCCAAGAAGCCTTTATTCGGATCTACGAAGGGATCGACTCCTTCCGCGGCGCATCGCGGTTCTATACCTGGTTCTACCGCATCTTGGTCAATCTTTGCCTCGACCACCTTCGGCGTCGCTCTCTTCGCAATCGGTTTTTTCGCTTTTTTTCGGGAAAGGAAACCGATGACGGCGGCGCTGAAGACGCTCTTCCGGAGGTCGCCGAGGAGCGCGGCTTCGGAAATCCGGAACGAGGCCTGGTGGATAAAGAATTCCGCCTGGCGCTGCGTGCGGCGCTCACCACCCTCTCGCCCCAGCAGCGGGCCGTCTTTCTCCTTCGCAACAATCATGATCTTTTGACATCGGAGATTGCCGAAATTTTGGGCACCTCGGAAGGAACGGTCAAGACCCATCTCTTCCGCGCGGTCCGGATGCTGCGAGAGAGGTTATCGGACTTTAAATGA
- a CDS encoding DUF4382 domain-containing protein, which yields MVNSVLKGQKGFLLTLLLLCEMLFLAACGSGSGNGSVSPSSQATGPDLNKGTLAVSLTDASGCDFDGVFVTIQKLRVHENPSAAAHDGGWIEIPLPNGPQQINLLTLQNGVMTDLGLAPLPAGHYTQVRLLLVPNDSDTPPFKNYVTVDGQASPLNIPAGFTDGIRLGHEFEIKTGEKEELIVDFDACRSILKAKDGSYFLRPNVLIVKRSAAGRIVGAVDATSSGAIVKAEINGYVYKQTRIKPDGTFILYPLPNSDMVKTLYPQDTAGTYDVVIASEVTATVLTTGVPVAAKGETALSTTTQPIALPLSAVAVLNGHINPTSADARVRQTINGKPYQVNRHAVDLTDGSFIFSLSADAPWYGTYATTVPVSYQKELSAAAQYLVDTPNDDGLYKVSSRTVTLSKDAPTAVEFTGSASLQPASGTAGKVTGNITVADLPTGFTSGTVLVSATIGHENVNSVGVDVDKTGAVSFTLDDLAPGTYTIAILSAKGFPHLSPKGIEIVVPSTGGTFMNADFSLSHH from the coding sequence ATGGTGAATTCTGTTCTGAAAGGACAAAAAGGGTTTTTACTCACCCTGCTTCTTCTCTGTGAAATGCTCTTTCTGGCGGCCTGTGGGAGCGGATCGGGCAATGGAAGCGTCTCTCCTTCTTCCCAGGCGACCGGCCCTGATTTAAACAAGGGAACCTTGGCGGTTTCGTTGACCGATGCCTCCGGATGTGATTTCGACGGCGTTTTCGTCACAATTCAGAAGCTCCGCGTCCATGAGAACCCGTCGGCGGCGGCGCACGACGGCGGATGGATTGAGATTCCCCTTCCGAACGGTCCGCAGCAGATCAACCTTTTGACGCTGCAAAACGGCGTGATGACCGACCTCGGACTGGCGCCGCTCCCAGCGGGACATTATACCCAGGTGCGTCTTCTCCTCGTCCCAAATGACAGCGACACCCCCCCCTTTAAAAATTACGTGACGGTCGACGGCCAGGCCTCTCCCCTCAACATCCCGGCCGGATTTACCGATGGAATCAGGCTCGGTCATGAATTTGAAATTAAGACGGGCGAGAAGGAGGAGCTGATTGTCGACTTCGATGCCTGCCGGTCGATTCTCAAAGCGAAGGACGGCAGCTATTTCCTCCGGCCGAATGTTTTGATCGTCAAAAGATCGGCGGCCGGGAGAATCGTCGGGGCGGTCGATGCGACCTCCTCCGGGGCGATCGTCAAGGCGGAGATTAATGGATATGTTTACAAGCAGACCCGGATCAAGCCGGACGGTACGTTCATTCTATATCCGCTGCCGAACAGCGACATGGTCAAAACCCTCTATCCGCAAGACACCGCGGGGACCTATGATGTGGTGATCGCCTCCGAGGTGACGGCGACCGTGTTGACCACCGGGGTTCCGGTGGCAGCGAAAGGGGAGACTGCCCTCAGCACGACGACGCAGCCGATCGCGCTGCCGCTCTCGGCGGTCGCCGTGTTGAACGGCCATATCAATCCGACGAGCGCCGATGCCCGTGTCCGTCAGACGATCAACGGAAAGCCGTACCAGGTCAATCGGCATGCCGTCGACCTGACCGACGGCTCTTTCATCTTCAGCCTCTCCGCCGACGCGCCCTGGTATGGGACCTATGCCACGACCGTTCCGGTCAGCTATCAGAAAGAGCTGTCGGCGGCGGCCCAGTATCTCGTCGACACGCCGAACGATGATGGCCTCTATAAGGTGAGCAGTCGCACGGTGACCCTTTCAAAGGATGCGCCGACGGCGGTCGAGTTTACCGGCTCCGCCAGCCTGCAGCCGGCGTCGGGGACGGCGGGGAAGGTGACCGGCAATATCACAGTGGCCGATCTGCCGACCGGGTTTACCTCCGGTACCGTTTTGGTGAGCGCCACGATCGGCCATGAGAATGTGAACTCGGTCGGTGTCGATGTCGACAAAACGGGAGCCGTTTCATTTACTCTCGATGACCTGGCGCCGGGAACGTATACCATCGCCATTCTCTCCGCAAAGGGATTTCCCCACCTCTCACCGAAGGGTATTGAGATCGTCGTCCCATCAACCGGCGGAACCTTTATGAACGCCGACTTCTCCCTCTCTCATCATTGA
- a CDS encoding DsbA family protein, with amino-acid sequence MNAKQNQRKLAVPVGPRDHIQGLETAPITLVEYGDFECPHSQRAVDIVQEIQARLGDRVRFVFRHFPLTQKHPHAQQASEAAEAAAAQGKFWEMYQMLFENQYALDEEDLVSYAEALDLDPDHFERELEGHVHAERVKEDVRSGLDSGATGTPEFYVNGLLHSGDYDIESLWGTIQRTGLV; translated from the coding sequence ATGAATGCGAAGCAAAATCAGAGGAAGCTGGCGGTGCCGGTCGGCCCCCGGGACCATATTCAGGGCCTGGAGACGGCGCCGATTACGCTGGTCGAATATGGTGATTTTGAATGTCCCCACAGCCAGCGGGCCGTCGACATCGTTCAGGAGATCCAGGCGCGGCTCGGCGACCGGGTCCGATTTGTCTTTCGGCATTTTCCGCTCACCCAGAAGCATCCGCATGCGCAGCAGGCGTCCGAGGCGGCCGAAGCGGCCGCAGCCCAGGGAAAGTTCTGGGAAATGTATCAAATGCTCTTTGAGAATCAATATGCGCTCGATGAGGAAGACCTGGTCTCTTACGCCGAGGCGCTCGATCTCGATCCCGATCACTTTGAACGGGAGCTCGAGGGGCATGTCCATGCCGAGCGGGTGAAAGAAGATGTGCGAAGCGGTCTGGACAGCGGTGCGACCGGGACCCCCGAATTTTACGTGAATGGGCTCCTCCACAGCGGAGACTATGATATCGAGTCGCTCTGGGGAACGATCCAGCGAACCGGCCTGGTGTGA
- a CDS encoding DUF2630 family protein, with product MEDGKVLNHIDTLAKEEHHLYSKENLSDDEVKRLQKITVELDQCWDLLRQRRGLRDAQANPDVAKVRPAKVVENYEQ from the coding sequence ATGGAAGACGGAAAGGTGTTAAATCACATCGATACGCTTGCAAAAGAAGAGCACCACCTCTATTCAAAGGAGAATCTGAGCGACGATGAGGTGAAGCGCCTTCAGAAGATCACGGTGGAATTGGATCAATGCTGGGACCTGCTGCGGCAAAGACGCGGCCTCCGCGATGCGCAGGCGAATCCCGATGTCGCCAAGGTCCGTCCGGCAAAAGTGGTCGAAAATTACGAACAGTAA
- a CDS encoding SPW repeat protein: MKVFVYLNLIVGIWLVVSPFLFRYTYNTAEFWNSEVVGIMLLVITSVVGFSVPRRKIDEPLSQVERRRRT, encoded by the coding sequence GTGAAAGTATTCGTTTATCTTAATTTGATTGTGGGGATCTGGCTGGTCGTCTCGCCTTTCCTCTTCCGGTATACCTACAACACAGCCGAATTTTGGAACAGCGAAGTGGTCGGGATCATGCTGCTCGTGATTACGAGCGTGGTCGGCTTTTCGGTTCCGCGAAGAAAGATCGACGAGCCGCTTTCTCAGGTGGAGCGGCGACGGCGAACCTAA